In a genomic window of Pararge aegeria chromosome 7, ilParAegt1.1, whole genome shotgun sequence:
- the LOC120625414 gene encoding guanylate cyclase soluble subunit beta-1 produces MYGFVNYALELLVTKTYGEEIWEKIKKKAEVAMEGSFLVRQIYEDEITYNLITAAVEILEKPADAILELFGMTFFEFCQDSGYDKILQVLGATPRDFLQNLDGLHDHLGTLYPGMRAPSFRCTERPEDGALVLHYYSDRPGLEHIVIGIVKTVTSKLHKTEVKVDILKTKEECDHVQFLITETSNPGRVSVPEIAEIETLSLEPKVSPSTFCRVFPFHLMFDRELNIVQAGRTVSRLLPRVTRPGCKISDVLETVRPHLEMTFANVLAHINTVYVLKTKAEEMAVTDPHEEIASLRLKGQMLYIPDTDVVVFQCYPSVTNLDDLTRRGLCISDIPLHDATRDLVLMSEQFEADYKLTQNLEVLTDKLQQTFRELETEKQKTDRLLYSVLPISVATELRHRRPVPARRYDPVTLLFSGIVGFANYCARNIDHKGAMKIVKMLNDLYTAFDVLTDPKRNPDVYKVETVGDKYMAVSGLPEYKVAHAKHISLLALEMMDLSRTVTVDGEPVGITIGIHSGEVVTGVIGHRMPRYCLFGNTVNLTSRCETTGVPGTINVSEDTYSYLMRDDNYDEQFELTYRGHVSMKGKAEPMQTWFLTRKNA; encoded by the exons ATG TACGGTTTTGTCAACTACGCTTTGGAGTTGCTGGTGACTAAAACCTATGGAGAAGAAATATGGGAAAAAATCAA GAAAAAAGCAGAAGTGGCTATGGAGGGATCTTTCCTCGTACGGCAGATATATGAGGACGAGATTACCTATAATCTGATTACAGCTGCTGTTGAAATTTTGG AAAAACCGGCAGACGCTATATTGGAATTGTTTGGAATGACTTTCTTTGAATTTTGTCAAGACTCTGGATATGATAAAATTCTTCAAGTTCTTGGTGCCACACCACGTGATTTCTTACAG AACTTAGATGGTCTTCATGACCATTTGGGCACTTTGTATCCTGGTATGCGTGCACCATCATTCCGTTGTACTGAGAGACCAGAAGATGGAGCCCTGGTGCTACATTATTATTCGGACAGACCTGGCTTGGAGCACATTGTTATCGGGATTGTAAAG ACTGTGACCAGCAAGCTCCACAAAACTGAAGTAAAGGTAGATATTTTGAAGACTAAGGAGGAGTGCGATCATGTCCAGTTTCTTATCACCGAGACATCTAATCCAGGACGCGTTTCTGTACCCGAGATTGCAGAGATTGAAACCTTGTCACTTG AACCGAAGGTCAGCCCCTCAACATTCTGTCGTGTGTTCCCGTTCCATTTGATGTTCGATCGTGAGCTGAACATAGTTCAAGCAGGACGCACAGTTTCCCGTCTGCTACCTAGGGTAACGCGTCCGGGATGCAAGATCTCTGACGTTTTAGAGACG GTCCGCCCACATTTGGAGATGACATTTGCTAATGTTCTGGCGCATATAAATACTGTTTATGTATTGAAGACCAAGGCAGAAGAAATGGCTGTCACAGATCCACATGAAGAAATTGCTTCTTTACGgttaaag ggTCAAATGTTATACATTCCAGACACTGACGTGGTTGTCTTTCAGTGTTATCCCAGTGTTACTAACCTTGATGACTTAACACG CCGTGGACTGTGCATCTCAGATATTCCACTTCACGATGCTACAAGAGACCTCGTGCTAATGTCCGAACAGTTCGAGGCTGATTACAAGTTGACCCAAAATCTGGAAGTACTTACTGATAAGCTCCAGCAAACCTTCCGAGAGTTGGAAACTGAGAAACAAAAAACTGATAG ACTTCTATACTCAGTGCTGCCAATCAGTGTAGCCACTGAGTTACGTCATCGTCGCCCTGTACCAGCTCGCCGATACGACCCCGTCACTCTCCTCTTCAGTGGCATCGTGGGCTTCGCTAACTACTGCGCTAGGAACATTGACCACAAAGGCGCTATGAAGATTGTGAAGATGCTCAACGATCTATATACAGCCTTCGATGTACTTACTGACCCGAAGAGGAACCCTGATGTTTACAAG GTTGAAACAGTTGGTGATAAATATATGGCAGTATCCGGCCTACCGGAATATAAAGTGGCACACGCGAAGCATATTTCGTTACTTGCTCTTGAAATGATGGATCTTTCTCGAACCGTTACTGTGGATGGTGAACCGGTG GGTATAACGATCGGTATTCACTCTGGGGAAGTAGTGACTGGAGTTATTGGACATCGTATGCCACGTTACTGTCTTTTTGGTAACACAGTGAACCTGACCAGTCGGTGTGAGACAACTGGTGTTCCTGGAACTATAAACGTCAGCGAGGATACATACAG TTACCTGATGCGAGATGACAATTACGACGAGCAGTTTGAACTTACCTACCGCGGTCATGTCTCCATGAAAGGCAAGGCCGAACCGATGCAGACCTGGTTCTTAACTCGGAAGAATGCCTAA